In Macrobrachium rosenbergii isolate ZJJX-2024 chromosome 49, ASM4041242v1, whole genome shotgun sequence, the following are encoded in one genomic region:
- the LOC136832011 gene encoding tigger transposable element-derived protein 1-like — protein sequence MGGTSTDEALGESFKASRGWFDHFKKRTGNYSMIRRGEAASYDVKAAEEFVKRFAKLVETKRYIARQVFNCDETGLFWKKMLRRTYITAEEKSLPGHKPTKDLLTLDCA from the coding sequence ATGGGGGGAACATCAACGGATGAGGCACTGGGAGAGTCATTCAAAGCCAGCCGTGGCtggtttgatcattttaaaaagaGAACTGGCAATTACTCGATGATCAGGCGTGGTGAGGCAGCAAGTTATGATGTAAAGGCAGCTGAGGAGTTTGTTAAAAGGTTTGCCAAACTGGTAGAAACAAAAAGATACATCGCCCGGCAAGTCTTCAACTGTGACGAGACAGGGCTCTTCTGGAAAAAGATGCTGAGGCGGACCTATATAACGGCAGAGGAGAAGAGCTTACCAGGCCACAAACCTACGAAGGATTTGCTAACCCTTGACTGTGCATGA